From Chryseotalea sp. WA131a:
CTTCGTCAAAAGTGGATTGAAACTCTTCAATATCTGAAATGGATTGCTCGAATATATGGCCAAGTATATTTACGTCTAGCTGGCTATCAAAATTGTAGGAAGAAACAAAGTGGATGATTTCGGTGAGTTGGCTATCGAGTACGTGTAGGTTATTGAGTTCTTCATCTTCTTTAAAAAGCCCGCCATTAAATTCGGGGATGTCGCGTTCGGCTTCGGCAAGTCCCTCGTTCATGGCGGTGAAAAAATATTTCATTTCCGTCCATATTGCTTCTTTCTTTTTGCGGAAGCTGCGCTTTACCGCCTGCTGCACGTCATTTAAAAAACGGTTGGCATCCAACAACTCGCGGTCGCGCACAAAGCAAATAAACAAGAGCCGATCCAGCAGTTTCTGCGTGAGGCCAAAGAGTTTTTTGGGTGCGATTGTAGGATGCTGTTTACGCAGGTTGTTGAACAGTGCCAAGCGCAGCTGGTGGTAGCGGTTGTAAAATTCTTTTTCGATTACCTTTTGTTCGGCAACGCGTTCGTGAAAAATCAGGTCGACTTTAGAATCGCCCGCTTCTAAGAACAGTTGTTGATAGCTGAGCAAGAAAAAGAACCGTGCCAGTTGATCGGGTACTAGCAGTTCGGGTATTTGAAAACTTTCGTAGCGGCCAATGTCGGTGCGCGAGTAGAGCCGTATCTCGATCATGTTGGTCACAATTACCCACTCGCACCTGCCGGGCATGCGTGGCACATAGGCAAAAGCCTGATCTACCGGGCTGCCCGAAAAATCGGCACGGTTTTGTTTTTTATCAAGATTGTTGAGCGCTCCTTTTACTTCAATGACACAGCGCACATCATTTTTTTCCTTTTGATCGAAGAAGCCAAGAGCAGCATCAGGCTTTTTATTGTCACTGATCGATTTGAATTCTTTCTCTAAATTCCATTCGGGTTCATGGCTCTCGTAAGAATAGCCCAATACTTGGCCGAAAAACTTGTCTAAAAATTCTCCTTTGATTTGTTCTTCTTTGCTTTTCTGCACTTTGCCATTAGCAATCGCCTTCTGCCAGTTGCGAATGATCGTTTTCTTCTCTTCTAGTTGCAGAACTTTTTGAATGAAGGTGTTGAGTTGTTCTGGCTTAAGATCTTTAGGGGAAAATAGGTTGCTGGCCATGTAGCTGCAAACTAAGAAATTTTTGGCGATGCTAGAAAAGAAAAAGATCCGTTTCTACTTTTTCAACGGCCACTCTTTAAAATAAGTTAAGCTCCGCCACAGCCACTCCGCGGGTCCGTATTGAAATCGACCGAGCCACCACTTGCTGAAAACGATTTGTAAAGCGAACACGATGAGAGAAATCGCTGCCCACACACTGGCGCCAAAATTCCCAAGCAATGCTAAGCCGTACGAAAACAAAAGCCATGTGCCAATAAGTGCTTGCATTAAATAAGAGGTGAGCCCCATGCGCCCAACTTCATAAAAATTCATCAACCGCCTGTGCCACTTTTCTCTTTGAAAGACAGTGACAATCAACCCCACATAAATGGCGGCCAGAGCGATATTGAAAACATCGTATACTGTGCCACCCAATAAAAATTGAACAGCCTGAGACATCTCCACCTTGGCAACGAAAATGATGAGTGCCAACAAACCCGCAAACACCACGCAGCCGAGCAACATCCACAATCCAAGGCGTATCAATTTTTTAAAGAAGGGAATGTTTTCGAAAACTTTCTTTCGGCCAGCATAAAGACCCAACAGAAATAAACCCATGGTGATGTACAGCCTACCTGAAAGAATTTGGAAATCAAACTTTGATTTGAATTCATAGAAATTTGCCCGAAGCATATCTAAATAACTTCCGGATTTTAAAGTGCTGTAGTAAATTTCCAATTCTTTTTCGTCCCCTATGGGAAAAGGACTAGCAGAATTTGATAATAGAATATCAAAAGTACGCTGAAGGATGGCAGGTGTGTCAAAAACAAGCAAGAGCGCTAAAACCAATAAGAATTTATCGGGCAGTTTGTGACAAAGCAATAACCCAAAACCCAGCACCGCATAGATGGTAAGTATATCGCCTCTGTAATGAAGGTGATGGACAAGCCCAATGATAAATAGAACAATCAATCGCCAAGCAAATCGAAAAAGAAATGCGGGCGAGTCATCGCTCTTATCGAGTTGAATAAAAAAACTCATCCCAAACAGGAAAGAAAAAATCATGAAGAACTTGCCCGAGATGAAAATGCCAATGAACCCCAATACAATCATATCAGCCAAGTTGTGCGCTCCATAATTTTCATGAATTTTAGGAGGCTGGCCAGCATAGTATTGTTCGGTGAAATGAACGAGGATAATGCCCAGCAACGTGAAGCCACGAAGCACATCAATTACTTCGATTCGATTGCTTTTCTTAGCGAGGGCAATATCCATTGATGAATTTGATTAAGTTGTTTTTTGAAAAGGCGACTTAACCCTTGTTGCTGCTCCACTTTAAATTTGGCAACCTCCACAACTCAAAACGAAGTTTTATGTTCCATTCAAAACCACTCAACTTAATAGGCGCAGTGCTGCTCAAGGGATAGTCTTCTGTAAAGCGAGAATACGCAAGCCGATAGCCGCCCGATGCACCCAAATAAAAATCGTAAGCGCCAATCCGTAACCTTCTTTCAATGCCAACACCCGCATTAACTTGGATGTAAAATGACATCCACGTTTTGCGATCAGGCACAGTAAGATTAGAAGCACTTGCCAAAAATGATTGCTGCGAAATCTTGTCATATAGTGTAAGCTCTCCATAACCAATGCCTTCGCCAAAATAAGGGTACACTAACCATTTCGGGCTTTTGATTAGATCAAAGACTCTGCCTACTTGAATTTCCCAACTTCGAAGTCTGACATATTTTGGGGTGCCTGCAACAAAAGGCGAAGCCGGATTAGACGATAAAATAGAAACTGCTACAAAGCTGTAAGAGTTGTTTCGTTTGTCTGATAACGTAATTCCGTAGGTAGGGCCACTATAAGAATTTCTAATTTCTGGGTAACCGATAAGGGAAAGGCTAGCATTCAATTCTGAAAAATTTCCATACGTGACGCCCACGTGAGAATAAAAACCAATTTTTCTCTTTGATTTAACCGAATCCGTTTGGCTCCTTGCAGAGAAGGAACAGAGAGCGAAAATAATTAGGAATGAAATCTTTAGTGTCATTAACAAATGTAAAAAAGCATGGTCACTAGGCCAAGCATCATTATTTTGAGACCCTCTCCAACCCTTCTTTTGCCTCCTTCAAACCCCCATCCAATTTCAAGGCAGTCTCGAATAATTTTTTTGCCTCTGCTTTTTGGCCTCGCTTTTCTTTGATTTGTGCCAAGCGCATATTAGCGCCAGCATGCGAGGGTTCGTTTTGCATTGGCGTATGTGTCAAATATTTTTTTAGGCACTCTTCACCCCTATCTAACTTTTGGCCAGAGAGCGCACTTGTTTTACCTACTTGATAAATGGAGGTGTAATCTTGGGGGTTTTTCTTGATGGCCTCCTCAAATAGGGCAAAGGCCTTGTCGTATTGTTTTTGATTGGTATAAAAATTCGCCAACAACGAAATGTAATCCGGATTGATTTTTACGGCCTCCAAAAATTCTTTCTCCGCTTCTGCCGGTTTTTTATCCGACAAATACACATTCCCTAGTTGCCGATGACCTTCTGCCGGATTTAAGGCGATGATTTGTTTGGCCACTTCTTTGGCTTTATCGATGCTACCACCCATAAAGCCGGGGGCTTGCAAATAGTATTGGATAAGAGAGGTGCGCGCATCAAGGTTTTTCGGGTCGAGGGCAATGGCCGTTTCCCAAGCTTTTTTCATCTTAGGGGCCAGCATGCCTTGCTTCAGCATATTGGCATCGCGGGCAATGGTGCCGTAGGTGTTACCCAACCAATTAAAATAATCTGCTCCTTTCGGATCGGCCTCAGTGGCTTCTTCAAAGTAATCTGAAGCATCGTCATACTCCTTTTTATCAAAGGCAATGCGCCCGAGATAATAACGAGCCGCTGCGTAGTCAACTGTCTTTTCTCCTACCGATTTTAAAATCTTTTCAGCCTCCTCGTATTTCTTACTTTCATATAAGGCTTTTGCCTTTTCAACAGACGACTGGCTAAATAAAGCAACCGGCAATAAAAGGACAGCATACAAAAGAGCTTTCATAAGGAAGGGGGTGAGTTTTATGTGATTAAGACTTCAAAAGAGATGAAAAGGTTGCGTTTAAGCAGCATTCTTTACCGAATTGTTAAAAACCTAAGACCAATTGATGAATGGTTAGGAGTATCTTGTTGCAGCGTGTAACTTTCCTTCAAAATAAATTATTGGCATATGAAATCGTTAGGCTGTATATCGTTTTACGTACTAGCAATTGCTTTTTTTATCTCGTGTGAAAAATCAAAACCAATCACTAAAAAATGGAACGATGGAGTAGCCAAGCATTTCGATGAGTCACTCAAACCATTTTATCACGGTGTGGCTTCGGGTGATCCATTGCCCGATCGGGTCATCCTCTGGACGCGCGTTACCCCCGATGATTCACTCTCTTCCATTTCCGTAAAGTGGGAAATCGCGGAAGACGATAAATTTTCTTCGATCTATAAATCAGACACACTGAGTACTTCTCCTTCGCGCGATTACACGGTAAAAGTAGATGTAGATGCACTTAAGCCCGATCAAATTTATTATTATCGATTTAGCGCATTGGGCAAAACATCGATTGTGGGACGGACGAAAACCGCGCCCGTTTCGGCCAAAGACAGTTTGAAGTTTGCTATTGTTAGCTGTGCCAATTGGGAATTTGGGTATTTCAACCCTTACGATAAAATGGCCGATCGCCCGGTGTTGGATGCGGTACTGCATTTAGGTGATTACATTTACGAATACGGAACGGGCAAATATGGCGATACCACCATTGGCCGGATCAATATTCCTCCTCATGAAATTGTTTCGTTGAAAGATTATCGCACGCGCTATTCGCTTTACCGATTGGATAAGGGATTGCGAAGGGTACATCAGCTCCATCCATTTATTGCTATTTGGGACGATCACGAAGTGGCAAACAACTCAACCGTAACAGGCGCCCAAAATCACCAGCCCGAAGAAGGTGACTATCAAGCAAGAAAAGCAGCCGCACGCCAAACTTATTACGAATGGATGCCCATCCGCGAAAACCAAGAATTGTATAGGAGTTTTTCTTTCGGAAGTTTAGCGGATGTAATGATGCTAGACGAACGATTGGCTGGTCGTGACCCGGAAATCACCGACCCAACCAATCCGGATTTGGCAAAAGAAGAGCGCACGATGCTTGGCGCGAAACAATTACAGTGGTTTGAAGAAAAATTGAAAGCATCGAAAGCCACTTGGAAATTGATTGGCAACCAAGTGATTTTTTCGGATGTGTATTTACAAAAGGTGTTTCCAAAAATGCCGCGCAACTTAGATTCGTGGGATGGCTTTCCGGTAGAAAAGAAAAAGATCGTAGATTTTATTTCAGCGAATAAAATTCAAGATGTCATTTTTGCCTCGGGCGATACACACGGTTCGTGGGCGATAGAAGCTGCCATCGATATCAATAAAAATTATTCGCCTTTTGCCATCGAACTGGGTACCACCAGTGTTTCATCTGGCAACGGCAACGAACGCAAGCCTGACGATACGGTGAAGCTGGCAGAGCAGGCCTTGATGAAAGAAAACCCGCACATCAAATATGTAAACGATCGTGACCACGGCTATCTGTTGCTAACAGTTTATCCTACGCAATCAAAAGCGGAGTGGTTTTATGTAGAGACATTGCGCAAACCAGACACCAAAGAATTTTTAGGCAAAACTTTTTGGTTTGAGAAGGGCAAGAATCGGTTGAAGCTAAATTGAAGTGGGTTCCTAAAATCCAAAAGGTCTAATTGCTAAAGCGAAAAGATCTTATTGGATTTGATAAACTCCCTTCAAAAATCAATCGCAAATCTAAAATCGTATTTCGTACATTTGATTTATGAGAAAAGCACTTACCCCATTTGTCTTGTTGGTTTCGATACAAATTGGTTTTGCGCAAGTAATCGGCAAACAATTTCCTGCTATGGTGGCCGAAACCGTAGACGAGAAGAAAGTAAATTTACCGAGCGATGTGAAAGGCAAGTACACGCTACTCGGATTGGCGTATTCCAAAAAGTCAGAAGAGGAACTTAATTCGTGGTTCAACCCTGTTTTTGGCAAGTTCATTCAAAAGAGCAATGGCATGATGTCGAGCTTCGGCTACGATGTAAATGTTTATTTTGTACCCATGTTTACGGGCATCAATGCGGCTGCCTCAGGCACAGCCAAAAAGAAGGCTATCAAAAATATAGACCCCCAATTGTTACCCAACATTTTGTTTTACAAAGGCGAACTGAAGACGTACAAAGAAGCACTTGATTTTGAAAGGCGAGACATTCCTTATTTTTTTGTGTTAGACCCTGAAGGCAAAATAGTATATGCAACTTCTGGTGCATACACCGAAAAAAAGATGGATGAAGTAGAGGAATCAATTCAAGATTAGATGATCACACAAGAAAGCATTTCGCAAGCGCACAAGCGCATCAAGCCCTTTATTGAACATACACCCGTGCTTACCAGTAGCAGTTTAAATGAAGTGGCAGGCTGTCAATTATTTTTTAAGTGCGAAAATTTTCAGAAAGTAGGGGCTTTCAAAGCGCGGGGTGCCATCAACGCTGCCTTAAAGCTGTCGGATGAAGAAAGGAAAAATGGATTGGCCACCCATTCATCGGGCAACCATGCACAGGCCATTGCACGGGCAGGTAAAATTTTAAATGTGAAGTCGTATATCGTGATGCCGCGCACAGCCCCAGAAATAAAAAAGCGCGGAGTGCGAGGATATGGTGGTGAGATTTTTGAATGCGAACCTACGCTGCAAGCACGTGAAGAAACATTGGCGCAGGTGATCAAGAAAACAGGGGCTTCTGAGATTCATCCGTTTAATAATTATAATGTGATGGAAGGGCAAGCAACGTGTGCCAAAGAACTATTTGAGCAAGTGCCCAAACTCGATGTGGTGATGGCACCCGTGGGCGGAGGAGGCTTGCTAAGCGGCACGGCCTTGGCCACCAAGTTTTTTTCCCCAGCTACAATCGTGATTGGGGGTGAGCCGGCCGGATCAGACGATGCGTATCGTTCTATGCAATCTGGCAAAATTGAGCCAGCGCAATCCAATACCATTGCCGATGGGTTGCTCACCACGCTGGGCGATAAAACATTTCCCATTATATATGAAAATGTAAAAGAAATCATCACGGTAACAGATGAAGAAATCATTGCGGCTATGCGATTGATTTGGGAGCGATTGAAAATAATTGTGGAAACATCTTGTGCGGTGCCGTTTGCTGCAGTACTAAAAAGCAAAGAAAAATTTAAGGACATGCGAGTAGGGATTATTCTTTCAGGTGGGAATGTGGATTTGGAGAAAGTAGGGAAGTGGTTTGGTTCGCAGGCTTAAAAGGCGAAGCGAAAAGAATACAAAACCTTCGCATACATTTGGTTCGGTAGATTTACCAAAGTGATGCGTATCTAATTCCCGCAAGAGTTGATAGAGATTTTATGGAGACTACTCGCAACAGATACTATCTATTAAATATTGTTTTCCTTATTAGCTTGGTAACGCTTTTACTTAACGACCACTATTTAAAGTATGCGTTTTCGAATTGGCTGACAGGAAAGCTGTCTGATGTTGTTGGAATAATTATTTTGCCGTTGCTTTTGGCATTTATATTTCCGAAGCTAAAAAAACATTCTGTTTGGATGAGTGCTCTTTTATTTGCATTTTGGAAGTCTCCTTTTTCTCAATCACTAATAGACCTATACAATCAGATTGCTTTTATACAGACTTCAAGAATAGTAGATTTCACTGACTTGTTTGTTCTGCTGCTTTTGCCAGTTCCATACTTTATTATTTACAGAATTGACCAACTAAAATTTTTAAAAATCCATAAAGTAAATATACTGTTTATACTCTTACTAACAGTTGCAACGCTGATGGCGACCTCACCACCACCAAGCCATTACTACACAAGAACTGAAGGCAATTTGGCATGTTACAGGTGCAACATGACCGTAAACTACAATCAGGATGAAATTGTATGGAGACTGAAAGAAGTGAATATTGTTTTTGACAGAATTACATCTATTGACAGCGTTGTGTTGGAACGTGTCCCAAGCCTGAAAAAGGAAAATGTCCATGTTTATCGATTAAACGAACTGGTTATTGACAAGGACACTTTGAGAAATTTAGATTTTACTATGAGGACCATTAAAGATGGGAAAACAAAAATATATTTCAATGGTATGCAAGTTTCTGACGACATTTCGACTATGAAATTGGAAATCAAATTGAGGAACTACTATAAAAAACTTTTGTTTAAGGAACTAAAAAACATGCTTCGAAGATAAAACCTCTTCTAAGAAATTTGGATATAACATGGCGGGGTCAGCTCTCTTGGGTATGCTGTTCCCTACCCTTCATTCTACTCCATCCATAAATAGGAACACCGATCATCAACAAAATAAAACCCCAATACACGGCTTCTTGTCCTGAACCTGCCACAGCCCAAACCGAATACAAGAAGGCTATGAAGGCAACAAAAAGTTTGATGGGGCTTTTCCTCTTTGCTTCGCCCGTTCTCACAGAAATGATTGCAAAGGCTACTGCCGAAAACAAATAAGGCACCAGCACCGTCATCGCGGAAAGCAAAATCGCGAATTGATAAGTGTCGCCAAGGCTTCTGCTAAAATTCATAAGCATCAGCACCGACACGAGTATGCTCGAAATGATCAAACTAAAAACAGGTGCCCCCATTTTGTTTTCCGTTTTAAAAATGGAAGGCAACAGTTTATCCGCTGCGGCTGCGGCAGGGATTTGCCCTTGCATGGTGATCCATCCATTGAGCGCACCAAAAGTGGAAATCACCGCACCTGCGCCAATCAAATACCGAGCCCACTCGCCCCACATGCTGGCTGCAGCATCGGCAAACGGTGCTTTGGAGTGCTGTAAAATAGAAGATGGCAGCACACCCATGATCACGACCGTGCCAACAATATAAAGAAGCGTTACGGCCAGTGTTCCGATCATGGTGGCGCGCGGAATTGTTTTTTCTGGATCTTTCACTTGCCCCGAAGGAATGGTAGCACACTCCAATCCCATAAAAGCGAACAGCGTAAGCGTGGCCGTGGCGGTGATCGCCCCAAAATCAGAATGGGTGCTGGCGTTGAACGGAATATAATTTTCGGTATGGATGTAAAACAATCCACCAATGGTTACTAGCAGCAGCGGAGCAATTTTTAAAATGGTGGTGATGAGTTGTACATTGCCCGCTTGCCGAAGGCCACGTGCATTTACCCAGGTAAGCGACCAAATGGTAATCAATCCGGCCATCACAGCTAATAAAGAATTTGTACCCAGCACGGGAATAAAAACCGTGAGGTAACTGATAAAGGCTACGGCAATGGCGGCATTGGTGCACCAGAGTGAAATCCAATAACCCCACGCTACCAAAAAGGCCGCGAAGTCGCCCATGCCCTCGCGTGTGTAGGCATAAGGGCCACCGTTGGCAACGGGCATCAACTGACTAAGCCAACTGTACACGAGCGCTAAACAGACCGCCCCAATACCCGATACCACCCAACCAATCAAACTAATGCTGCCATAGCTGGCGAGGGTAGCGGGCAGCATAAACATGGCTGAGGCAATCATGTTGCCCATCACCAACGAGGTAGTAGTCCAGATGCCGATGGTTTGAGTTTTGCCCATTGTAATGCTAGATATTAAAACTTTTTAGATTTGTTGCCATGGGTGCATTTCAAAAGCTACAAATACCGATCTATAACAATGGGCTTGGGCAGGTGGCCAATCTGTATTTTGGTAAATGCTTTCAAGCCGACCTCAATTAATTTTTTTTCCAAGGTCGTAGTAAACGAAAGGTTGATCTCAATGAATTTAATTTTCAATTTCTGATGCGAAAGAAGGTGCGTAAAAATTTTGCTCTCGGTTAAAATAGAAGCAGTTGATACGATGCTCTCATTCTTCATAACATCCACAGCCTTTTTATTTCTGTTCGTCTCTACCAAATAAAAATCATACAGCCCCTTCCAAATATCTTTGCCTTCCCGTTTTCTCATCAAAATCTTTTTTTGATGATGGATCAAGAAATAGTAAAAGTACCGCGTGCGCACCTTGGCTTTCTTCTCTTTTACAGGAAGAAGCTTTTGTAATCCTTGCCCATTGGCAATACAGGTTTTAGAAAAAATGCAATCGGTACACAACGGATTTTGAGGAAGGCATTGGATTGCCCCAAACTCCATCATGGCTTGGTTGAAAACATCGGGCTGATGCGCGTCAAGCAGGGCATTCGCTTTTTCAGTAAAAAATTTTTTACCCATTGGCGAGGCAATGTCTGTATCCATTCCAAAAATCCGCGCCAATACCCGAAACACATTTCCATCTACCACCGCCACACTTTCGCGGAAAGCAAACGAAGCGATGGCAGCCGCGGTGTAAGGGCCAATGCCAGGTAGTTTTTGTAGTCCCTCGGCACTATCAGGAAATTTTCCCTGATACTCCGTCACCACTTTTTTGGCGCAAGCATGTAGGTTGCGCGCCCGCGAGTAATAGCCAAGCCCTTGCCACAAGCGCAACACCTGTTGTTCGCTTGCTTTGGCCAAGGCCGTCACGGTGGGGAAAGTGTTAACAAACTTTTCGTAGTAAGGCAGACCTTGTGCCACACGCGTTTGTTGAAGGATAATTTCGGAAAGCCAAATTTTGTATGGGTCTTTTGTTTCTCGCCAAGGCAACGACCGATGGTGGGAAGTATACCAAGCAATGATTTTGGAAGCAAACTGTTTTTGGGTCATCAAGTGGCAAAATAAATAATCGGAGGCTAAACTCGCTTTTAGATGCTGTTTTGGCGAAATAAATAAGTACCCGACTGATTGTCAGTAAATTAATTTTGCATTTGAGTAAAGGGCTTCTAAATTTGCCGTCCCGAAAAAGTTGTACTCAAACCATACTATTTGTGACTAAAGCTGACATCATCAACCAAATTACTGACCGCACCGGAATCGATAAGGCAGATGTTTCTGCTTCCGTAGAAGCCTTCTTCAACATTGTGAAAAGCAACATGGCCGCTGGCAACAACATCTATGTACGTGGCTTTGGCAGCTTTATCAATAAAAAACGAAAAAAGAAAATCGCCCGAAATATCTCTCGTAATACTGCCATTGTGATTGATGAGCATTACATTCCTAGCTTTAAGCCTGCCAAAATCTTTATTAACAAGATCAAGAACAGCGAAAAAGTAAAGCAGCTTGCCGAGAAGTAAATTCGTTGCTGGTCATTAGTTATTTGTTGGTCGCTCCTTTCGATTAACAACCACCAACGAACAACCATTAAGATGTTAAAGACCCGAATCATATTAGTTTTTGTTTGTGCGGCTGTGATTGCGCTGCTTTTCTTTTTGCCAAAAGTGGTGGTTGAAAATGAAGATCAGTTACAAACATCGGTCGATTCAACAAAACAAAATACTGCATCCACTGCTCAAGGCCACTCCACCTTACCCAAAGAATTAACCCAATCCATCAACGCCTTGAGAACCCAATACTTAGCGGGTTTGCCGAATCAAAAAAATGCTATCTTTGCCGACTCTTTGCAAAGCCTGTACACCCAGGCGGGGCAATTTGACAGCGCTGCCTGGTTTGGCGAACAAGCAGCATCGTTCTTTAAAACAACAGAGAGTTACCTAAAAGTTGGCAACAGCTACTATGAAGCTTTCAGCTTCGCCATGCAGCAAGAAAAGCAAACGGCCATGGCAGAAAAAGCCCGCGAGTGGCTGGGCAAAGCGGTGGAGGCCAATCCAAAAAACTTGGAAGCCAAAATCAAAATGGCTATGACCTTTGTGAGCTCGGCCACACCGATGAAGGGCATCCAAATGATGCGCGAGGTATTGGCAGAAGACCCGAAAAATGAATTTGCATTGTTCAACATGGGCATGCTTTCTATTCAATCCGGTCAATATGCCAGAGCTATTGAGCGATTGGAAGAATTGGCTCAGGTAAACCCCAATCATTTGCAAGGCCAGATGCTATTGGGTGTAGCCTATATGAACAATGGTAACAAAGACAAAGCGCGCCAGCAGTTTGAAAGAGTAAAAAAGTTAGATAACGACCCCGCGGTTCAGTCCACGGTTGATTCGTACCTAAAAGATTTAAAGTAAATAAATTGTTAAACCATGTTGACCGTTAGCGTCAGCACTAAAATCCTACAACATTATGCCAAGTGGTAAGAAAAGAAAGAAACACAAAATGGCCACCCACAAACGTAAAAAGCGTTTGAGAAAAAATCGTCACAAGAAAAAATAGGGACGCATAAGTATGCGTCCATACGTATTTTACAACATCTAAATTTTTAAAGTTTTGAGTAATGAACTAATTATTAGTGCAACTCAGGATGGATGTCGTATAGCCCTTCTTAAGGACAAGCAACTTGCCGAATTTCACGAAGATCAAGGAGGCGGTAAGTTTGTAGTTGGTGATATTTATCTCGGCTCAGCAAAAAAAATAGTGCCGGGGCTAAATGCAGCTTTTATTGATATTGGGTATGAGAAAGACGCCTTTCTTCACTACCTCGATCTGGGGGCCAAGTTTAGTTCGTTACAAAAATTCATCAAGCTCGTCCGCGCCAAGAAGATTACCGGTGGCAAACTGGATAAATTTCAACTCGAAAAAGAAATTGATAAGCACGGCAAAATTGCTCAACAGCTTACCAAAAATCAGTTGATTCCAGTACAGGTGGTGAAAGAACCCATCTCCACCAAAGGGCCGCGACTTTCGTGCGAGTTATCCTTAGCTGGGCGATACCTGGTTTTGGTACCCTTCTCATCCGGGGTAAGCATTAGCAAACGGATTGCCAGCAGTGACGAGCGCAAAAGATTGCAGCGCCTGATTCAATCGATCAAACCTGAAAACTTTGGTGTGATTATCCGGACCGTGGCCGAAGGCAAAGAAGTGGCCGAGTTGGACAAAGACCTGCGCAACCTGGTGAAGATGTGGGAAGACGGCATGACACGATTGGTGGATGCCAACCCGCGCGATAAAATCATAGGTGAGATCAATAAAACCTCTTCCATCTTACGGGATGTATTGAACGAATCGTTTGATAGCGTGATGGTGGATGACAAAAAAATCTTTGACGAGGTGTTGCAATACATCAAAAACAATGCACCCGAAAAAGAAAAAATTGTAAAGCTCTACACCGGCAAAACCAAAATATTCGAACACTTTGGCATCGAGAAGCAAAT
This genomic window contains:
- a CDS encoding DUF418 domain-containing protein, producing the protein MDIALAKKSNRIEVIDVLRGFTLLGIILVHFTEQYYAGQPPKIHENYGAHNLADMIVLGFIGIFISGKFFMIFSFLFGMSFFIQLDKSDDSPAFLFRFAWRLIVLFIIGLVHHLHYRGDILTIYAVLGFGLLLCHKLPDKFLLVLALLLVFDTPAILQRTFDILLSNSASPFPIGDEKELEIYYSTLKSGSYLDMLRANFYEFKSKFDFQILSGRLYITMGLFLLGLYAGRKKVFENIPFFKKLIRLGLWMLLGCVVFAGLLALIIFVAKVEMSQAVQFLLGGTVYDVFNIALAAIYVGLIVTVFQREKWHRRLMNFYEVGRMGLTSYLMQALIGTWLLFSYGLALLGNFGASVWAAISLIVFALQIVFSKWWLGRFQYGPAEWLWRSLTYFKEWPLKK
- a CDS encoding tetratricopeptide repeat protein, with amino-acid sequence MKALLYAVLLLPVALFSQSSVEKAKALYESKKYEEAEKILKSVGEKTVDYAAARYYLGRIAFDKKEYDDASDYFEEATEADPKGADYFNWLGNTYGTIARDANMLKQGMLAPKMKKAWETAIALDPKNLDARTSLIQYYLQAPGFMGGSIDKAKEVAKQIIALNPAEGHRQLGNVYLSDKKPAEAEKEFLEAVKINPDYISLLANFYTNQKQYDKAFALFEEAIKKNPQDYTSIYQVGKTSALSGQKLDRGEECLKKYLTHTPMQNEPSHAGANMRLAQIKEKRGQKAEAKKLFETALKLDGGLKEAKEGLERVSK
- a CDS encoding alkaline phosphatase D family protein; translated protein: MKSLGCISFYVLAIAFFISCEKSKPITKKWNDGVAKHFDESLKPFYHGVASGDPLPDRVILWTRVTPDDSLSSISVKWEIAEDDKFSSIYKSDTLSTSPSRDYTVKVDVDALKPDQIYYYRFSALGKTSIVGRTKTAPVSAKDSLKFAIVSCANWEFGYFNPYDKMADRPVLDAVLHLGDYIYEYGTGKYGDTTIGRINIPPHEIVSLKDYRTRYSLYRLDKGLRRVHQLHPFIAIWDDHEVANNSTVTGAQNHQPEEGDYQARKAAARQTYYEWMPIRENQELYRSFSFGSLADVMMLDERLAGRDPEITDPTNPDLAKEERTMLGAKQLQWFEEKLKASKATWKLIGNQVIFSDVYLQKVFPKMPRNLDSWDGFPVEKKKIVDFISANKIQDVIFASGDTHGSWAIEAAIDINKNYSPFAIELGTTSVSSGNGNERKPDDTVKLAEQALMKENPHIKYVNDRDHGYLLLTVYPTQSKAEWFYVETLRKPDTKEFLGKTFWFEKGKNRLKLN
- a CDS encoding pyridoxal-phosphate dependent enzyme, whose translation is MITQESISQAHKRIKPFIEHTPVLTSSSLNEVAGCQLFFKCENFQKVGAFKARGAINAALKLSDEERKNGLATHSSGNHAQAIARAGKILNVKSYIVMPRTAPEIKKRGVRGYGGEIFECEPTLQAREETLAQVIKKTGASEIHPFNNYNVMEGQATCAKELFEQVPKLDVVMAPVGGGGLLSGTALATKFFSPATIVIGGEPAGSDDAYRSMQSGKIEPAQSNTIADGLLTTLGDKTFPIIYENVKEIITVTDEEIIAAMRLIWERLKIIVETSCAVPFAAVLKSKEKFKDMRVGIILSGGNVDLEKVGKWFGSQA
- a CDS encoding amino acid permease; its protein translation is MGKTQTIGIWTTTSLVMGNMIASAMFMLPATLASYGSISLIGWVVSGIGAVCLALVYSWLSQLMPVANGGPYAYTREGMGDFAAFLVAWGYWISLWCTNAAIAVAFISYLTVFIPVLGTNSLLAVMAGLITIWSLTWVNARGLRQAGNVQLITTILKIAPLLLVTIGGLFYIHTENYIPFNASTHSDFGAITATATLTLFAFMGLECATIPSGQVKDPEKTIPRATMIGTLAVTLLYIVGTVVIMGVLPSSILQHSKAPFADAAASMWGEWARYLIGAGAVISTFGALNGWITMQGQIPAAAAADKLLPSIFKTENKMGAPVFSLIISSILVSVLMLMNFSRSLGDTYQFAILLSAMTVLVPYLFSAVAFAIISVRTGEAKRKSPIKLFVAFIAFLYSVWAVAGSGQEAVYWGFILLMIGVPIYGWSRMKGREQHTQES
- the mutY gene encoding A/G-specific adenine glycosylase, with amino-acid sequence MTQKQFASKIIAWYTSHHRSLPWRETKDPYKIWLSEIILQQTRVAQGLPYYEKFVNTFPTVTALAKASEQQVLRLWQGLGYYSRARNLHACAKKVVTEYQGKFPDSAEGLQKLPGIGPYTAAAIASFAFRESVAVVDGNVFRVLARIFGMDTDIASPMGKKFFTEKANALLDAHQPDVFNQAMMEFGAIQCLPQNPLCTDCIFSKTCIANGQGLQKLLPVKEKKAKVRTRYFYYFLIHHQKKILMRKREGKDIWKGLYDFYLVETNRNKKAVDVMKNESIVSTASILTESKIFTHLLSHQKLKIKFIEINLSFTTTLEKKLIEVGLKAFTKIQIGHLPKPIVIDRYL